A genomic stretch from Mus pahari chromosome 6, PAHARI_EIJ_v1.1, whole genome shotgun sequence includes:
- the Usp1 gene encoding ubiquitin carboxyl-terminal hydrolase 1 isoform X2 — protein MTGDQVVPAAQSSPVSCEKRENLLPFVGLNNLGNTCYLNSILQVLYFCPGFKTGVKHLFNVISRKKEALKDDSNQKDKGSCKEDSLASYELICSLQSLIISVEQLQASFLLNPEKYTDELATQPRRLLNTLRELNPMYEGFLQHDAQEVLQCILGNIQETCQLLKKEEIKNLAELSSKVEEKSLQKEETSGTTSTETDGVSNMEDFKEQLPKGNWKRKSDSESGNMKKKVKLSREPQPLEENHRQTRSKRKAIGDTLEAAPKIIPKCVSESESAKPSQKKSKVKVNWLKPSTKQPSILSKFCSLGKITTNQRSKGQPKENEGDLEEDLEKYGSDNTVNGGPESPGSSVTPVGSSEAKSVNKGAEQIGFELVEKLFQGQLVLRTRCLECESLTERREDFQDISVPVQEDELSKVEESSEISPEPKTEMKTLRWAISQFASVERIVGEDKYFCENCHHYTEAERSLLFDKMPEVITIHLKCFAASGLEFDCYGGGLSKINTPLLTPLKLSLEEWSTKPTNDSYGLFAVVMHSGITISSGHYTASVKVTDLNSLELDKGNFVVDQMCEIGKPEPLNEEEARGTAENYDDEVSIRVGGNAQPSKVLNKKNVEGIGLLGGQKSKADYELYNRASNPDKVVGAPLTDSRNPEIHDTNGTQESNRKEESSDQTGVNMNGLENKISYVVQSLKEYEGKWLLFDDSEVKVTEEKDFLNSLSPSTSPTSTPYLLFYKKL, from the exons ATGACCGG TGATCAAGTTGTTCCTGCTGCACAGTCCTCCCCAGTAAGCtgtgagaagagagaaaacttgTTACCATTTGTGGGACTGAATAACCTTGGCAATACTTGTTATCTGAATAGTATTCTTCAG GTGTTGTACTTTTGTCCCGGCTTTAAGACTGGAGTGAAGCACTTATTTAATGTcatttcaaggaagaaagaagctcTGAAGGATGACTCTAACCAGAAGGATAAG GGAAGCTGCAAAGAAGATTCTTTGGCAAGTTATGAGCTTATATGCAGTTTACAGTCCTTAATAATTTCAGTTGAACAGCTTCAGGCTAGTTTTCTCTTAAATCCAGAGAAATATACAGATGAACTTGCTACACAGCCAAGGCGACTGCTGAACACACTCAG GGAACTCAACCCTATGTATGAAGGATTTCTACAGCATGATGCACAGGAAGTGCTACAGTGTATTCTGGGAAACATTCAAGAAACATGCCAACtcctaaaaaaagaagaaataaaaaacctGGCTGAATTATCCAGCAAGGTTGAAGAAAAATCTCTTCAGAAAGAGGAAACAAGTGGAACTACCAGCACAGAGACTGACGGTGTGAGCAATATGGAGGACTTCAAAGAGCAACTCCCCAaaggaaactggaaaagaaaaagtgacagtGAATCGGGTAACATGAAAAAAAAGGTTAAATTGTCCAGGGAACCCCAGCCATTGGAAGAAAACCATAGGCAAACCAGATCCAAAAGAAAAGCTATTGGAGACACACTGGAGGCCGCTCCTAAAATCATCCCCAAGTGTGTTTCTGAAAGTGAGAGTGCAAAGCCCTCACAGAAGAAATCAAAAGTTAAAGTAAATTGGCTAAAGCCATCCACTAAGCAACCCAGCATTCTTTCAAAGTTCTGTAGTCTTGGAAAAATAACAACCAACCAGCGTTCCAAAGGACAACCTAAAGAAAATGAGGGTGATCTTGAAGAGGACTTGGAGAAGTATGGAAGTGACAACACAGTTAATGGTGGACCCGAATCTCCAGGAAGTAGCGTCACACCTGTGGGCAGTAGTGAGGCTAAGTCCGTAAACAAAG GTGCTGAGCAGATTGGCTTTGAGCTAGTAGAGAAATTGTTTCAAGGTCAGCTAGTATTAAGGACTCGTTGTTTGGAATGTGAAAGCttaacagaaagaagagaagatttTCAGGATATTAGTGTTCCAGTACAAGAAGATGAGCTTTCCAAAGTCGAGGAGAGCTCTGAAA TTTCTCCAGAgccaaaaacagaaatgaagacctTGAGATGGGCAATTTCACAGTTTGCTTCAGTGGAGAGAATTGTAGGAGAGGATAAATATTTCTGTGAAAATTGCCATCATTATACGGAAGCAGAGCGAAGTCTCCTGTTTGATAAAATGCCTGAAGTTATCACTATTCATCTGAAGTGCTTTGCGGCTAGTGGCTTGGA gTTTGATTGTTACGGTGGTGGACTTTCCAAGATCAACACTCCTTTATTGACACCTCTTAAACTGTCACTAGAAGAATGGAGCACAAAGCCGACTAATGACAGCTATGGATTATTTGCTGTTGTGATGCACAGTGGCATTACTATTAGTAGTGGGCACTATACCGCATCTGTTAAAGTCACTGACCTTAACAGTCTAGAACTCGATAAGGGGAACTTTGTGGTTGACCAGATGTGTGAAATAGGTAAGCCAGAGCCACTAAATGAGGAGGAAGCAAGGGGGACGGCTGAAAATTATGACGATGAAGTATCAATTAGAGTTGGTGGAAATGCCCAGCCAAGTAAAGTtttgaacaaaaaaaatgtagaaggTATTGGACttcttggaggacagaagagcaAAGCAGACTACGAGCTGTACAACAGAGCGTCTAATCCTGATAAGGTGGTTGGGGCACCACTCACTGACAGTAGAAATCCCGAAATTCATGATACTAATGGGACCCAAGAATCTAACAGGAAAGAGGAATCCAGTGACCAAACAGGCGTTAACATGAATGGACTTGAGAACAAAATTTCCTATGTAGTGCAAAGCTTAAAGGAGTACGAGGGGAAGTGGTTGCTTTTTGACGATTCTGAAGTAAAagttacagaagagaaagactttctgaactctctctccccttctacATCTCCTACATCTACTCCCTACTtgctattttataaaaaattatag
- the Usp1 gene encoding ubiquitin carboxyl-terminal hydrolase 1 isoform X1, with the protein MPGVIPSESNGLSRGSPSKRNRLSLKFFQKKETKRALDFTDSQENEEKTSEYRGSEIDQVVPAAQSSPVSCEKRENLLPFVGLNNLGNTCYLNSILQVLYFCPGFKTGVKHLFNVISRKKEALKDDSNQKDKGSCKEDSLASYELICSLQSLIISVEQLQASFLLNPEKYTDELATQPRRLLNTLRELNPMYEGFLQHDAQEVLQCILGNIQETCQLLKKEEIKNLAELSSKVEEKSLQKEETSGTTSTETDGVSNMEDFKEQLPKGNWKRKSDSESGNMKKKVKLSREPQPLEENHRQTRSKRKAIGDTLEAAPKIIPKCVSESESAKPSQKKSKVKVNWLKPSTKQPSILSKFCSLGKITTNQRSKGQPKENEGDLEEDLEKYGSDNTVNGGPESPGSSVTPVGSSEAKSVNKGAEQIGFELVEKLFQGQLVLRTRCLECESLTERREDFQDISVPVQEDELSKVEESSEISPEPKTEMKTLRWAISQFASVERIVGEDKYFCENCHHYTEAERSLLFDKMPEVITIHLKCFAASGLEFDCYGGGLSKINTPLLTPLKLSLEEWSTKPTNDSYGLFAVVMHSGITISSGHYTASVKVTDLNSLELDKGNFVVDQMCEIGKPEPLNEEEARGTAENYDDEVSIRVGGNAQPSKVLNKKNVEGIGLLGGQKSKADYELYNRASNPDKVVGAPLTDSRNPEIHDTNGTQESNRKEESSDQTGVNMNGLENKISYVVQSLKEYEGKWLLFDDSEVKVTEEKDFLNSLSPSTSPTSTPYLLFYKKL; encoded by the exons atgcctGGCGTCATACCTAGTGAAAGTAATGGGCTTTCAAGAGGCAGTCCATCCAAGAGAAACAGACTGTCTTTGAAGTTTTTtcagaaaaaggaaactaaaagaGCCTTAGACTTTACTGATtctcaagaaaatgaagaaaaaacttCTGAATATAGAGGATCTGagat TGATCAAGTTGTTCCTGCTGCACAGTCCTCCCCAGTAAGCtgtgagaagagagaaaacttgTTACCATTTGTGGGACTGAATAACCTTGGCAATACTTGTTATCTGAATAGTATTCTTCAG GTGTTGTACTTTTGTCCCGGCTTTAAGACTGGAGTGAAGCACTTATTTAATGTcatttcaaggaagaaagaagctcTGAAGGATGACTCTAACCAGAAGGATAAG GGAAGCTGCAAAGAAGATTCTTTGGCAAGTTATGAGCTTATATGCAGTTTACAGTCCTTAATAATTTCAGTTGAACAGCTTCAGGCTAGTTTTCTCTTAAATCCAGAGAAATATACAGATGAACTTGCTACACAGCCAAGGCGACTGCTGAACACACTCAG GGAACTCAACCCTATGTATGAAGGATTTCTACAGCATGATGCACAGGAAGTGCTACAGTGTATTCTGGGAAACATTCAAGAAACATGCCAACtcctaaaaaaagaagaaataaaaaacctGGCTGAATTATCCAGCAAGGTTGAAGAAAAATCTCTTCAGAAAGAGGAAACAAGTGGAACTACCAGCACAGAGACTGACGGTGTGAGCAATATGGAGGACTTCAAAGAGCAACTCCCCAaaggaaactggaaaagaaaaagtgacagtGAATCGGGTAACATGAAAAAAAAGGTTAAATTGTCCAGGGAACCCCAGCCATTGGAAGAAAACCATAGGCAAACCAGATCCAAAAGAAAAGCTATTGGAGACACACTGGAGGCCGCTCCTAAAATCATCCCCAAGTGTGTTTCTGAAAGTGAGAGTGCAAAGCCCTCACAGAAGAAATCAAAAGTTAAAGTAAATTGGCTAAAGCCATCCACTAAGCAACCCAGCATTCTTTCAAAGTTCTGTAGTCTTGGAAAAATAACAACCAACCAGCGTTCCAAAGGACAACCTAAAGAAAATGAGGGTGATCTTGAAGAGGACTTGGAGAAGTATGGAAGTGACAACACAGTTAATGGTGGACCCGAATCTCCAGGAAGTAGCGTCACACCTGTGGGCAGTAGTGAGGCTAAGTCCGTAAACAAAG GTGCTGAGCAGATTGGCTTTGAGCTAGTAGAGAAATTGTTTCAAGGTCAGCTAGTATTAAGGACTCGTTGTTTGGAATGTGAAAGCttaacagaaagaagagaagatttTCAGGATATTAGTGTTCCAGTACAAGAAGATGAGCTTTCCAAAGTCGAGGAGAGCTCTGAAA TTTCTCCAGAgccaaaaacagaaatgaagacctTGAGATGGGCAATTTCACAGTTTGCTTCAGTGGAGAGAATTGTAGGAGAGGATAAATATTTCTGTGAAAATTGCCATCATTATACGGAAGCAGAGCGAAGTCTCCTGTTTGATAAAATGCCTGAAGTTATCACTATTCATCTGAAGTGCTTTGCGGCTAGTGGCTTGGA gTTTGATTGTTACGGTGGTGGACTTTCCAAGATCAACACTCCTTTATTGACACCTCTTAAACTGTCACTAGAAGAATGGAGCACAAAGCCGACTAATGACAGCTATGGATTATTTGCTGTTGTGATGCACAGTGGCATTACTATTAGTAGTGGGCACTATACCGCATCTGTTAAAGTCACTGACCTTAACAGTCTAGAACTCGATAAGGGGAACTTTGTGGTTGACCAGATGTGTGAAATAGGTAAGCCAGAGCCACTAAATGAGGAGGAAGCAAGGGGGACGGCTGAAAATTATGACGATGAAGTATCAATTAGAGTTGGTGGAAATGCCCAGCCAAGTAAAGTtttgaacaaaaaaaatgtagaaggTATTGGACttcttggaggacagaagagcaAAGCAGACTACGAGCTGTACAACAGAGCGTCTAATCCTGATAAGGTGGTTGGGGCACCACTCACTGACAGTAGAAATCCCGAAATTCATGATACTAATGGGACCCAAGAATCTAACAGGAAAGAGGAATCCAGTGACCAAACAGGCGTTAACATGAATGGACTTGAGAACAAAATTTCCTATGTAGTGCAAAGCTTAAAGGAGTACGAGGGGAAGTGGTTGCTTTTTGACGATTCTGAAGTAAAagttacagaagagaaagactttctgaactctctctccccttctacATCTCCTACATCTACTCCCTACTtgctattttataaaaaattatag